A stretch of Stenotrophomonas indicatrix DNA encodes these proteins:
- a CDS encoding SDR family oxidoreductase: MNTHQNKIALVTGATRGIGLETVRQLAQAGVHTLLAGRKRETAVELALKLQAEGLPVEALQLDVNDGASIAEAVEQVRQRHGRLDILVNNAGIMIENPAQLPSEQSLDTWRRTFETNVYALVAVTQAFLPLIKQAKSGRIVNVSSMLGSQTLHADPTSGIYDFKIPAYNASKAAVNSWTLALAHELRSTPIKVNTVHPGYVKTDMNGGNGEIEIAEGARSSVQMALIGESGASGSFTYLGEVLPW; the protein is encoded by the coding sequence ATGAACACCCATCAGAACAAGATCGCGCTGGTCACCGGCGCAACCCGCGGCATCGGCCTGGAAACCGTGCGCCAGCTGGCACAGGCCGGCGTGCACACGCTGCTGGCCGGGCGCAAGCGCGAAACCGCAGTGGAACTGGCGTTGAAGCTGCAGGCCGAGGGCCTGCCGGTGGAAGCGCTGCAGCTGGACGTCAATGATGGCGCCAGCATCGCCGAGGCGGTCGAGCAGGTGCGTCAGCGCCATGGTCGTCTGGACATCCTGGTCAACAACGCCGGCATCATGATCGAGAACCCAGCGCAACTGCCGTCGGAGCAGTCGCTGGACACCTGGCGTCGCACGTTCGAGACCAACGTGTATGCGCTGGTGGCGGTGACCCAGGCCTTCCTGCCGCTGATCAAGCAGGCCAAGTCCGGCCGCATCGTCAACGTCTCCAGCATGCTCGGCTCGCAGACCCTGCATGCCGATCCGACCTCGGGCATCTACGACTTCAAGATCCCGGCCTACAACGCGTCCAAGGCCGCGGTGAACAGCTGGACCCTGGCTCTGGCCCATGAACTGCGCAGTACGCCGATCAAGGTCAACACCGTGCACCCCGGCTACGTGAAAACCGATATGAACGGTGGCAACGGCGAGATCGAAATCGCCGAGGGCGCGCGTTCCAGCGTGCAGATGGCGCTGATCGGCGAGTCCGGCGCCAGCGGCAGCTTCACCTACCTGGGCGAGGTGCTGCCATGGTGA
- a CDS encoding endonuclease/exonuclease/phosphatase family protein, protein MLSRFRTSALCALLAFALPAATWAASPAPLKVMSFNVRTPADTDPGKRWEDRRDAMVKVIQQAHPAVIGTQELVLEQANYLAEHLPDYRWFGEGRRGGSGDEHMGVFYDSKVLAVEESGNFWLSDTPEVAGSISWGNLFPRMVTWAVFRRLDDGRRFYFMNTHLPYRDEDEPRRIKGAELIATRVAALPSDLPVVLTGDFNSEPGGGTYQAFTRVLQDTRRQVKSPQGPRLTFHNFTGTATAELDWVLVRGFHARSFLTDDRRIDGVLPSDHFPLVVELDWPKH, encoded by the coding sequence ATGTTGTCTCGCTTCCGCACGTCCGCGCTCTGCGCACTCCTGGCTTTTGCACTGCCCGCCGCCACCTGGGCAGCATCGCCCGCGCCGTTGAAGGTGATGTCCTTCAACGTACGCACCCCTGCCGACACCGACCCTGGCAAGCGCTGGGAAGACCGCCGCGATGCCATGGTCAAGGTGATCCAGCAGGCGCATCCGGCGGTGATCGGCACCCAGGAGCTGGTGCTGGAGCAGGCCAATTACCTGGCCGAACATCTGCCCGACTATCGCTGGTTCGGCGAAGGCCGCCGCGGTGGCAGTGGCGACGAACACATGGGCGTGTTCTACGACAGCAAGGTGCTGGCGGTGGAAGAGTCAGGCAATTTCTGGCTGTCCGATACGCCCGAGGTCGCAGGCAGCATCAGCTGGGGCAACCTGTTCCCGCGCATGGTCACCTGGGCCGTGTTCCGCCGCCTGGATGATGGCCGTCGCTTCTACTTCATGAACACCCACCTGCCCTACCGCGACGAGGACGAGCCGCGCCGGATCAAGGGAGCCGAACTGATTGCCACGCGCGTGGCCGCGCTGCCTTCCGACCTGCCGGTGGTACTGACCGGTGATTTCAACAGCGAGCCCGGCGGCGGCACCTATCAGGCCTTCACCCGGGTGCTTCAGGACACCCGTCGCCAGGTCAAGTCGCCGCAGGGTCCGCGCCTGACCTTCCACAACTTCACAGGAACGGCGACCGCCGAGCTGGACTGGGTGCTGGTACGTGGCTTCCACGCGCGCAGCTTCCTGACCGATGACCGCCGCATCGACGGCGTACTGCCCTCCGACCACTTCCCGCTGGTCGTTGAGCTGGACTGGCCGAAGCACTGA
- a CDS encoding efflux transporter outer membrane subunit: MVIRTLAMAVSSLVLAGCVSVGPNYKAPVQEPVVLQGAQQPVFSTTSPVASWWAQFDDPVLEELVHGALSDNLDLRVAVARVSQARAVFVESRFDQAPHVTAGGSYDRRKQPDPQLGGQRVFSESYQLGFDAGWELDLFGRKRRAAEAARADLDAEQANLADAQVLIAAEVARNYFELRGTQKRIAVAQRTLVNLRDTQRLTEARWELGAGSELDVQSSRARLKAIEADIPLLEVAETQSRNRLAVLLGQRPEVLTAMLAPHEVPAFAKALPLGDTRELLRQRADVRVAERRLAAATARVGVATADLFPRLSLSGFVGFLGGDASGLVNGNNKAWSLTPSLSWAAFDFGTVKARLRASKAEAEGVAAQYEQAVLLALEDTENALTRYSKQQARLAIVVEQAQAARRAESLAQIRYREGSEDFLTLLDAQRTQLVADDALAAAESEVNVSVVGVYKALGGWGQSPQAPSVAQAR; encoded by the coding sequence ATGGTGATCCGCACCCTGGCGATGGCCGTCTCCAGCCTGGTGCTGGCGGGCTGTGTCAGCGTCGGCCCCAACTACAAGGCACCGGTGCAGGAGCCCGTCGTCCTGCAGGGTGCACAGCAGCCGGTCTTCAGCACCACCTCGCCGGTGGCCAGCTGGTGGGCGCAGTTCGATGACCCGGTGCTTGAAGAACTGGTGCACGGCGCGCTGTCGGACAACCTGGACCTGCGCGTGGCTGTCGCCCGTGTCAGCCAGGCCCGTGCCGTGTTTGTCGAGAGCCGCTTCGACCAGGCGCCACACGTTACCGCTGGCGGCAGCTACGACCGCCGCAAGCAACCCGATCCGCAGCTGGGTGGGCAGCGGGTGTTCAGTGAAAGCTACCAGCTCGGCTTCGATGCGGGCTGGGAGCTGGATCTGTTCGGCCGCAAGCGCCGTGCTGCAGAGGCCGCGCGTGCCGACCTGGACGCCGAGCAGGCCAACCTTGCCGACGCGCAGGTGCTGATCGCTGCCGAAGTGGCACGCAACTACTTCGAACTGCGTGGCACCCAGAAGCGCATCGCGGTGGCCCAGCGCACCCTGGTCAACCTGCGCGATACGCAGCGGCTGACCGAGGCGCGCTGGGAACTGGGTGCCGGCAGCGAACTGGACGTGCAGAGCAGCCGCGCACGGTTGAAGGCCATCGAGGCCGACATCCCGCTGCTGGAAGTGGCCGAGACGCAGTCGCGCAACCGGTTGGCTGTCCTGCTTGGCCAGCGTCCGGAAGTATTGACCGCCATGCTGGCGCCGCACGAAGTGCCGGCGTTTGCCAAGGCACTGCCGCTGGGTGATACCCGCGAACTGCTGCGCCAGCGTGCCGACGTGCGCGTGGCCGAGCGTCGCCTGGCTGCCGCCACCGCGCGTGTCGGCGTGGCCACGGCCGATCTGTTCCCGCGGCTGTCGCTGTCCGGTTTCGTCGGCTTCCTCGGCGGCGATGCCAGTGGCCTGGTCAACGGCAACAACAAGGCCTGGTCGCTGACCCCGTCGTTGAGCTGGGCGGCATTCGACTTCGGTACGGTCAAGGCACGCCTGCGTGCCAGCAAGGCCGAGGCCGAGGGCGTGGCCGCGCAGTACGAACAGGCGGTGCTGCTGGCGCTGGAGGACACCGAGAACGCGTTGACCCGCTACTCCAAGCAGCAGGCGCGGTTGGCCATCGTTGTCGAGCAGGCGCAGGCGGCACGGCGTGCCGAATCGCTGGCGCAGATCCGCTACCGCGAAGGGTCGGAGGACTTCCTGACCCTGCTGGACGCGCAGCGCACGCAGCTGGTGGCCGATGATGCACTGGCGGCCGCCGAATCAGAGGTCAATGTCAGTGTCGTGGGTGTGTACAAGGCACTCGGTGGCTGGGGCCAGTCACCGCAGGCGCCGAGCGTGGCGCAGGCGCGCTGA
- a CDS encoding VOC family protein, which translates to MTHRSRLAGFIIDCQDTPAADSARFWAAALGLQAEPARAEGDAEYADLTGAPAGLNVEVQRVDHPSRVHLDIESDDIDAEAERLEKLGARRVGFVKRWWVMEAPTGHRFCIVRMRDHDAPANHWP; encoded by the coding sequence ATGACCCATCGCAGCCGACTGGCCGGGTTCATCATCGATTGCCAGGACACACCCGCCGCAGACAGCGCGCGCTTCTGGGCCGCAGCGCTGGGCCTGCAGGCCGAGCCCGCCCGTGCTGAAGGCGACGCAGAGTATGCCGATCTGACGGGCGCGCCGGCGGGATTGAACGTGGAAGTGCAGCGGGTCGATCACCCGTCGCGGGTGCATCTGGATATCGAAAGCGACGACATCGACGCCGAAGCCGAAAGGCTGGAAAAACTCGGTGCCCGCCGGGTCGGTTTCGTCAAACGCTGGTGGGTGATGGAAGCGCCCACCGGTCATCGATTCTGCATCGTGCGCATGCGTGATCACGATGCTCCGGCCAACCACTGGCCATGA